A single genomic interval of Spirosoma linguale DSM 74 harbors:
- a CDS encoding ribosomal protein L22 (TIGRFAM: ribosomal protein L22~PFAM: ribosomal protein L22/L17~KEGG: gbm:Gbem_0938 ribosomal protein L22), which produces MEAVAKLKDVPTSPRKMRLIADLIRGQRVSRALGLLKYQPQAGADVLQKVLLSAVANWQQKNEDQRIEDADLYVKTIFVDGGPMLKRLRPAPQGRGHRIRKRSNHITLVVDSAADTVLSQAEVSTPENEQ; this is translated from the coding sequence ATGGAAGCAGTAGCAAAACTTAAAGATGTGCCCACGTCGCCCCGTAAGATGCGGTTAATCGCCGACCTCATTCGTGGTCAGCGCGTTAGCCGGGCGTTGGGCCTGTTAAAATATCAGCCACAGGCTGGTGCCGACGTATTGCAGAAAGTGCTTTTGTCGGCCGTTGCCAACTGGCAGCAGAAGAACGAAGATCAGCGCATCGAAGATGCCGATCTTTATGTAAAAACGATTTTTGTTGATGGCGGTCCGATGCTGAAGCGTCTTCGGCCAGCACCACAAGGCCGTGGCCACCGGATTCGGAAGCGGTCAAACCACATTACACTTGTGGTAGACAGCGCTGCTGATACGGTATTGAGCCAGGCTGAAGTTTCTACCCCTGAAAACGAACAATAA
- a CDS encoding ribosomal protein S19 (TIGRFAM: ribosomal protein S19~PFAM: ribosomal protein S19/S15~KEGG: similar to Rps19), with protein sequence MARSLKKGPYIDFRLDNKVQAQNDSGKKSVIKTWSRRSMISPDFVGHTFAVHNGNKFIPVYVTENMVGHKLGEFSPTRNFRGHTAKKDKGKR encoded by the coding sequence ATGGCACGTTCACTCAAAAAAGGCCCATATATTGATTTCCGTCTGGACAATAAAGTTCAGGCTCAGAATGATTCGGGCAAGAAATCGGTCATCAAAACCTGGTCGCGTCGTTCGATGATTTCGCCGGATTTCGTAGGCCACACCTTCGCTGTGCATAACGGCAACAAGTTTATCCCGGTTTATGTAACGGAGAACATGGTAGGTCACAAGCTCGGTGAATTTTCACCAACGCGTAACTTCCGGGGTCACACCGCAAAGAAAGACAAGGGCAAACGATAA
- a CDS encoding ribosomal protein L2 (TIGRFAM: ribosomal protein L2~PFAM: ribosomal protein L2~KEGG: dvm:DvMF_0082 50S ribosomal protein L2), with the protein MGVKKLRPITPSTRFRVAPDFAEITASKPEKSLLEPIKRTGGRNNEGHRTMRYIGGGHKRQYRIIDFKRDKVGQPAEVLTVEYDPNRTARIALVQYADGEKRYIIAPQGITVGQTIRSGEGSTPDVGNALPLALMPIGTIVHNIELTPGKGGAMARSAGTYAQLVGREDKYAILRLPSGETRRVLSAGMATVGSVSNPDHMNVVVGKAGRNRWLGRRPRVRAVVMNPVDHPMGGGEGRASGGHPRSRNGQFAKGQKTRNKNKASESMIISRRKK; encoded by the coding sequence ATGGGAGTTAAAAAACTAAGACCAATAACGCCGAGTACACGTTTTCGCGTGGCACCCGACTTTGCGGAAATAACAGCCTCCAAGCCAGAAAAAAGTCTGCTGGAGCCCATTAAGAGAACCGGTGGCCGTAATAACGAAGGTCACCGCACTATGCGCTACATTGGAGGAGGTCACAAGCGGCAATACCGTATTATTGACTTCAAGCGCGATAAAGTCGGCCAGCCTGCCGAAGTTTTGACTGTAGAATACGATCCAAACCGTACAGCACGCATCGCTTTGGTGCAATATGCTGACGGCGAAAAACGCTACATCATCGCACCACAGGGTATCACCGTAGGCCAGACCATCCGGTCGGGTGAAGGGTCAACTCCCGATGTTGGTAACGCATTACCACTGGCTCTGATGCCAATTGGTACCATCGTTCACAACATCGAATTGACACCGGGTAAAGGTGGTGCCATGGCCCGTTCGGCTGGCACATACGCCCAGTTGGTTGGTCGTGAAGACAAATACGCTATCCTGCGTTTACCTTCAGGTGAAACACGCCGGGTTCTGAGCGCAGGCATGGCAACGGTAGGTTCGGTATCAAACCCCGATCACATGAACGTTGTCGTCGGTAAAGCTGGTCGTAATCGCTGGTTAGGTCGTCGTCCCCGTGTTCGTGCGGTAGTTATGAACCCTGTCGATCACCCAATGGGTGGTGGTGAAGGTCGGGCATCGGGTGGTCACCCACGCTCACGCAATGGCCAGTTTGCGAAAGGTCAGAAGACCCGTAACAAGAACAAGGCATCTGAAAGTATGATTATTAGCCGACGCAAAAAGTAA
- a CDS encoding Ribosomal protein L25/L23 (PFAM: Ribosomal protein L25/L23~KEGG: sat:SYN_00987 50S ribosomal protein L23) produces the protein MSVLKRPIVTEKMTGLNKQGKYAFEVELKANKLEIGKAIEKMYGVNVEAVNTFRVYGKKRSKNINGRVVSGKTPTTKKAIVTVAEGEVIDIYADL, from the coding sequence ATGAGCGTACTAAAACGACCAATCGTCACTGAAAAAATGACGGGCCTTAACAAGCAGGGGAAGTATGCTTTTGAGGTTGAACTAAAAGCCAACAAACTCGAAATCGGCAAAGCCATCGAGAAAATGTATGGCGTAAACGTTGAAGCTGTCAACACCTTCCGGGTTTACGGAAAGAAACGCAGCAAGAACATCAACGGACGTGTTGTATCGGGCAAGACCCCAACCACTAAGAAAGCAATTGTTACGGTTGCCGAAGGCGAAGTAATTGATATCTACGCTGACCTGTAA
- a CDS encoding ribosomal protein L4/L1e (PFAM: ribosomal protein L4/L1e~KEGG: hypothetical protein) — translation MEVIVYNSKGEDTGKKVTLPEEVFSIEPNQHAIYLDVKQYLANQRQGTHKAKERAENAHSTRKLKKQKGTGGARAGSAKSPVFVGGGTIFGPRPRDYSFKLNKKVKALARQSAYAVKAKAEKISVIDSIALEAPRTKDYIQFLNDLNVTGKKTLLILPDVNTNVVLSSRNVQKAKVTTASQVNTYDLMNADQLLISEEALSTIQTLFDK, via the coding sequence ATGGAAGTAATCGTATATAACAGCAAAGGCGAGGACACAGGCAAAAAGGTCACGCTTCCGGAAGAGGTTTTCAGTATTGAGCCGAACCAACACGCGATTTACCTCGACGTGAAACAATACCTGGCCAATCAACGTCAGGGAACGCACAAAGCGAAAGAGCGTGCTGAAAATGCGCACTCAACTCGCAAACTGAAGAAGCAAAAAGGTACAGGTGGTGCCCGCGCGGGTAGTGCCAAGTCGCCGGTCTTCGTTGGTGGTGGTACCATTTTTGGTCCCCGTCCCCGCGATTATAGCTTCAAACTGAACAAGAAAGTGAAAGCGCTGGCCCGCCAGTCGGCTTACGCCGTTAAAGCAAAAGCTGAGAAGATTTCAGTTATCGACAGCATTGCGCTGGAAGCCCCCCGCACAAAGGATTACATCCAGTTTCTGAACGACCTGAATGTAACCGGTAAGAAAACGCTGCTGATTCTGCCCGACGTAAACACGAATGTTGTGTTGTCGAGCCGGAATGTACAGAAGGCAAAGGTTACAACAGCATCGCAGGTTAATACCTACGACCTGATGAACGCCGACCAACTGCTCATTAGCGAAGAAGCCCTGTCAACCATTCAAACGTTGTTCGACAAATAA
- a CDS encoding 50S ribosomal protein L3 (TIGRFAM: 50S ribosomal protein L3~PFAM: ribosomal protein L3~KEGG: hypothetical protein), with protein sequence MNTYFLPAYFKQTQMSGLIGKKIGMTSVYNADGQALACTVIETGPCVVTQVRSVEKDGYTAVQLGYGDKKEKHSNKPEMGHFKKAGTTPKRKLVEFKEFEQELALGTTLTVADVFAETDFVDVVGTAKGRGFQGVVKRHGFGGVGGQTHGQHNRGRHPGSIGACSFPSRVFKGLRMAGRMGGNRVKVQNLRVLRVLPEQNLLVVSGSIPGAKNSYVIIEK encoded by the coding sequence ATGAATACCTATTTTTTACCTGCTTACTTTAAACAAACACAAATGTCTGGTTTAATTGGCAAGAAAATCGGGATGACCAGCGTGTACAATGCGGACGGGCAGGCTCTGGCATGTACAGTGATTGAGACGGGTCCCTGTGTCGTAACTCAAGTTCGTAGCGTCGAGAAAGATGGCTACACAGCTGTGCAGCTGGGTTATGGCGACAAGAAAGAAAAGCACAGCAACAAGCCGGAGATGGGCCACTTCAAAAAAGCAGGCACCACACCTAAGCGGAAACTGGTTGAATTCAAAGAATTCGAACAGGAACTTGCATTAGGTACAACTCTTACGGTGGCCGACGTATTTGCAGAAACTGACTTCGTTGACGTAGTCGGAACAGCTAAAGGTCGTGGTTTCCAGGGCGTTGTGAAACGTCACGGATTCGGTGGTGTAGGCGGTCAAACGCACGGTCAGCATAACCGGGGTCGTCACCCAGGTTCGATCGGTGCCTGTTCGTTCCCATCGCGTGTGTTCAAAGGTCTTCGGATGGCCGGCCGTATGGGCGGCAACCGTGTGAAGGTTCAAAACCTACGCGTTTTGCGTGTTCTGCCTGAGCAAAACCTGCTCGTTGTTAGCGGTTCAATTCCAGGAGCCAAAAATTCATACGTTATTATCGAGAAGTAG
- a CDS encoding transposase IS200-family protein (PFAM: transposase IS200-family protein~KEGG: gur:Gura_4391 hypothetical protein): MPNTYTQIYLHTVFAVKHRYGLILQPWKEDLYRYMTGIVQNQDHKLLAINGMPDHVHVFIGINPKQSISELMQDIKGHSSKWINDKRLVKGHFEWQAGYGAFSYSHSQIDAVVKYIVNQEEHHRKRTFAEEYVTFLQKFKVDYDERYLFKPLE; the protein is encoded by the coding sequence ATGCCAAACACCTACACTCAAATTTATTTACATACCGTCTTTGCGGTCAAGCACCGTTATGGCCTCATACTACAACCTTGGAAAGAAGATTTATACAGATATATGACTGGCATCGTACAAAATCAGGATCATAAGCTCCTAGCCATTAATGGAATGCCAGATCATGTTCACGTTTTCATAGGCATCAACCCTAAACAATCCATTTCTGAACTTATGCAGGACATAAAAGGTCACTCTTCGAAATGGATTAATGATAAGCGTTTGGTCAAGGGGCACTTCGAGTGGCAAGCAGGATATGGTGCCTTTTCATATAGTCATTCACAAATTGACGCTGTCGTTAAGTATATCGTAAATCAGGAAGAGCATCACCGAAAACGAACATTCGCAGAAGAGTATGTCACTTTTTTGCAGAAGTTTAAGGTGGATTACGATGAACGTTATCTTTTTAAACCGCTGGAATGA
- a CDS encoding Xylose isomerase domain protein TIM barrel (PFAM: Xylose isomerase domain protein TIM barrel~KEGG: mmw:Mmwyl1_3913 xylose isomerase domain- containing protein) has translation MSAPTAQSPFTICLNMSTIRGQKLGFVKELEAASKAGFRSVEIWIETLQTYLKSGGTTGEARRILGDNGIKVENAIGFAPWIIDDEAARAKGLAQLKSEMEMLAEVGCKRVATPPIGAQSPGSPKVDLYKAAERYRAILEIGDKTGVVPQLELWGFSPNLSRLGEVMFVAIESGHPSARVLLDIYHLYKGGSGNTMLPLVGKSAIEVFHVNDYTANFTREKIVDADRVFPGDGVAPIRETLKLIKRTDQPIVLSLEVFNKEYYAQDALTVTKTAMAKMKAMVAGV, from the coding sequence ATGTCGGCACCAACTGCTCAGTCTCCGTTCACGATTTGTTTGAATATGAGTACGATTCGGGGGCAAAAGCTGGGCTTTGTAAAAGAACTCGAAGCGGCTTCGAAAGCCGGGTTTCGGTCGGTTGAAATATGGATCGAGACGTTACAGACTTATTTGAAAAGCGGTGGGACGACAGGCGAAGCCCGACGGATTCTGGGTGATAACGGAATAAAAGTTGAAAATGCCATCGGGTTCGCCCCCTGGATTATCGACGATGAAGCCGCTCGTGCTAAGGGACTCGCTCAGTTAAAGAGCGAAATGGAGATGCTGGCCGAAGTGGGTTGCAAACGCGTAGCGACTCCACCTATTGGCGCGCAATCGCCGGGGAGCCCTAAAGTTGATCTGTATAAAGCGGCCGAACGCTACCGGGCTATTCTGGAAATAGGCGACAAGACAGGTGTTGTTCCCCAATTGGAATTATGGGGTTTTTCGCCTAACCTGAGTCGATTGGGCGAAGTGATGTTTGTGGCCATTGAAAGTGGTCATCCATCGGCACGGGTGCTGCTGGACATTTATCACCTGTACAAAGGCGGTTCAGGGAATACGATGCTCCCATTGGTTGGTAAATCGGCTATCGAGGTATTCCACGTGAATGACTACACGGCCAACTTTACACGAGAAAAAATAGTCGATGCCGACCGGGTATTTCCGGGCGATGGCGTGGCGCCGATTCGCGAGACGCTTAAACTCATCAAGCGAACCGACCAGCCTATCGTTCTATCATTAGAGGTGTTCAATAAAGAGTATTATGCGCAGGACGCCCTTACCGTTACCAAAACGGCCATGGCGAAAATGAAAGCGATGGTAGCCGGGGTTTAA
- a CDS encoding short-chain dehydrogenase/reductase SDR (PFAM: short-chain dehydrogenase/reductase SDR; KR domain protein~KEGG: hypothetical protein): protein MNQSLWSLSGQRALVTGGTKGIGEAIVRQFLDLGATVFIVARDNALLQQQLTAYRQQGHTVDGLAVDMSQPGTATQVIDAVKANWGGLEILVNNAGTNIRKATADYSPAEYDHVLNTNLRSAYELTQAAYPLLKASSSGKVVMISSVSGLAHTSSGSLYGMTKAAMLQLTRNLAVEWAADGIRVNSVAPWYINTPLATPVLTNPEKLAGILKRTPMNRVGEPEEVASVVSFLCMPASSYVTGQTISVDGGLMAWAY from the coding sequence ATGAACCAATCACTCTGGTCGCTTAGCGGCCAACGTGCCCTCGTAACGGGCGGAACAAAAGGAATTGGCGAAGCCATTGTGCGGCAATTCCTCGACCTCGGCGCTACTGTATTCATCGTTGCCCGCGATAATGCGCTGCTTCAGCAACAACTCACTGCGTACCGGCAACAGGGCCATACGGTCGATGGGCTAGCCGTCGACATGAGCCAGCCGGGCACAGCAACGCAGGTCATCGACGCAGTAAAAGCCAACTGGGGAGGTCTGGAAATTCTGGTTAATAACGCGGGCACCAACATCCGCAAAGCCACCGCCGACTACAGCCCGGCTGAGTATGACCATGTGCTGAACACAAATCTGCGCTCAGCCTACGAACTGACCCAGGCGGCTTATCCGCTGTTAAAAGCATCATCGTCCGGAAAAGTCGTTATGATTTCTTCGGTATCGGGGCTGGCGCATACCAGCAGCGGCTCGCTGTATGGCATGACCAAAGCCGCCATGCTTCAGCTTACCCGAAACCTGGCGGTTGAGTGGGCTGCGGATGGCATTCGGGTCAACTCGGTCGCCCCCTGGTATATAAATACCCCTCTGGCAACGCCCGTTTTGACCAATCCTGAGAAATTAGCGGGTATTCTAAAACGGACACCCATGAATCGCGTGGGTGAACCCGAAGAAGTAGCTTCGGTGGTTTCGTTCCTGTGTATGCCCGCGTCCAGTTACGTAACAGGCCAGACTATCTCCGTTGATGGCGGCCTGATGGCCTGGGCGTATTAA
- a CDS encoding peptidase M16 domain protein (PFAM: peptidase M16 domain protein~KEGG: sfr:Sfri_0303 peptidase M16 domain protein): MNKRMRLLAVLTLSASVVLAQNKPKPEDVQTFTLKNGMKFMVLEDHSIPNANFYTFWKVGSRNEVHGITGLSHFFEHMMFNGAKKYGPKQFDRVMEANGGSNNAYTTQNTTVYTDWFQSGALETIFDLEADRIRDLAIDPKMVESERGVVLSERSTGLENSNYRVISELVQATAFVEHPYMFPVIGFESDIKKWTQADLERYFKTYYSPNNAVAVVVGDVTAAQVKKLAERYIESIPAQKLPDSLRTVEPPQNGERRVTTYKDVATPNILLAYHTPATSHPDYYAIDLLSGILSSGNSSRLVKSLVLDSTIASRAFANFGESFDPSLFSIYAIAASGISAEKLEQSVLHQIDKVINEGITDVELQKLKNQKLMEFYRTMESINGKANSLGTYELFFGDYKKLYEAPALYEKVTKEDVQRVAKTYLTNRNRTVGYLLPEPKANPVKNN; this comes from the coding sequence ATGAACAAACGCATGAGGCTTTTGGCTGTATTGACGCTTTCGGCAAGCGTTGTATTGGCGCAGAACAAGCCTAAGCCCGAGGACGTACAAACGTTCACGCTGAAGAACGGCATGAAATTCATGGTCCTCGAAGACCACTCCATTCCCAATGCTAACTTCTATACATTCTGGAAAGTTGGCTCCCGTAACGAAGTACATGGCATAACGGGCTTGTCCCACTTTTTTGAACACATGATGTTCAACGGAGCCAAAAAGTACGGCCCCAAGCAGTTCGACCGGGTAATGGAAGCCAACGGCGGCTCAAATAATGCCTATACCACGCAAAATACGACGGTATATACCGACTGGTTTCAAAGCGGTGCTCTCGAAACAATCTTTGACCTGGAAGCCGACCGAATTCGCGATTTGGCCATCGACCCAAAAATGGTCGAGAGCGAACGAGGTGTTGTCCTGTCGGAGCGTAGTACTGGTTTAGAAAATAGCAATTATCGGGTGATCAGCGAACTGGTGCAGGCCACAGCCTTTGTCGAACATCCGTATATGTTTCCGGTAATTGGCTTCGAGTCGGATATTAAGAAATGGACGCAGGCCGATCTGGAACGGTATTTTAAAACGTATTACTCACCGAACAACGCCGTGGCGGTGGTGGTAGGCGACGTAACGGCCGCACAGGTGAAGAAACTGGCGGAGCGGTATATCGAGTCTATCCCTGCCCAGAAGCTCCCCGACAGCCTGCGTACCGTTGAGCCACCCCAAAACGGTGAACGGCGCGTAACGACCTATAAGGACGTAGCAACGCCGAATATTCTCCTGGCCTATCATACCCCCGCCACAAGCCACCCAGATTATTACGCCATCGACCTGCTGAGTGGCATTTTAAGTTCTGGTAATTCATCGCGACTTGTAAAATCGCTGGTACTGGATTCGACCATTGCATCGCGGGCATTTGCCAACTTCGGCGAATCGTTCGATCCAAGCCTCTTTTCAATCTACGCAATTGCTGCCAGCGGTATCTCGGCCGAAAAACTAGAACAGTCGGTATTGCACCAGATTGATAAAGTAATTAACGAAGGCATTACCGATGTGGAACTGCAAAAGCTGAAGAATCAGAAACTGATGGAGTTTTATCGAACAATGGAGTCGATCAACGGGAAAGCCAACTCGCTGGGTACCTACGAACTGTTTTTCGGCGATTATAAAAAGCTCTACGAAGCCCCGGCTCTCTATGAAAAGGTAACGAAAGAGGATGTTCAGCGGGTCGCTAAAACGTACCTGACCAACCGTAACCGTACCGTTGGGTATCTGTTGCCAGAGCCAAAAGCCAACCCGGTTAAGAACAATTAA
- a CDS encoding peptidase M16 domain protein (PFAM: peptidase M16 domain protein~KEGG: slo:Shew_3580 peptidase M16 domain-containing protein) encodes MKYILTLFSTLVITGASWAQTFKVPPYQKFKLKNGLTVYLMEQHEVPLINVSAVFDAGAVQDGNRYGLANMTADALLFGSSKYTKAQLEEKTEYVGASVDTYAGKEVAKLSASFAVKDQDLLFDIIQDVLTKPTFDQGEFDKYRQRQLLQLTQQKESPRGVVGSYFNKFVFEGHPYANPLTGTPNSVSAISANDVRQFYQKNFTTDRAAIAIVGDFNTAAMKKRITDLFGSWKTALATSPALTDPTVAFDKSRVLLVNKDDARETTFLIGGKGITQNNPDFIPVTVVNTILGGRFTSWLNDALRVNSGLTYGASSRFGTFRKSGTFAISTFTKVSTTTQAIDMALQVLDSLHRTSIDEKTLSSAKNYVKADFPPRYESAAELANLLTDMFSLGFDESFINNFQKNVDGLTVAKTRQIIDQYFPKDKLQFVLIGKAETIRDKVKKYGTITEKEIKAEGF; translated from the coding sequence ATGAAATACATACTTACCTTATTTAGTACGCTCGTTATAACGGGAGCGTCGTGGGCGCAGACGTTTAAAGTGCCGCCCTATCAAAAATTCAAGCTGAAGAACGGCCTGACGGTCTATTTGATGGAACAGCACGAGGTGCCGCTCATCAATGTATCGGCGGTATTCGATGCGGGTGCGGTGCAGGATGGAAACCGGTATGGACTGGCCAACATGACGGCCGATGCGCTGCTGTTTGGGAGTTCGAAGTACACGAAGGCGCAGCTGGAAGAGAAAACCGAATACGTTGGCGCAAGTGTAGACACATACGCTGGGAAGGAAGTAGCCAAACTGAGTGCGTCCTTTGCCGTAAAAGATCAGGACTTACTGTTCGATATTATTCAGGACGTACTAACGAAGCCCACCTTCGATCAGGGCGAGTTCGATAAATACAGACAACGCCAACTGCTACAGTTGACCCAACAGAAAGAAAGTCCGAGGGGCGTGGTGGGGTCGTACTTTAACAAATTCGTGTTTGAGGGCCACCCATACGCCAATCCGCTAACCGGCACGCCTAATTCGGTATCGGCCATATCGGCAAATGATGTTCGGCAGTTTTACCAGAAAAACTTCACCACCGATCGGGCGGCCATTGCCATCGTGGGCGATTTCAACACAGCGGCCATGAAAAAGCGCATTACCGACCTGTTTGGCAGTTGGAAAACGGCACTCGCCACATCCCCTGCGTTGACCGACCCAACCGTTGCCTTCGATAAAAGCCGCGTCCTGCTCGTCAATAAAGATGATGCTCGTGAAACAACGTTCCTGATAGGCGGTAAAGGTATCACACAGAATAACCCCGATTTTATACCCGTCACCGTTGTCAACACCATTCTGGGTGGTCGGTTTACGTCCTGGCTGAACGATGCCCTGCGCGTAAATTCCGGTTTGACCTATGGGGCCAGCAGCCGTTTCGGTACTTTCCGGAAAAGTGGCACCTTTGCTATTTCGACGTTTACAAAAGTCAGTACTACCACGCAGGCAATCGATATGGCCTTGCAGGTGCTCGACAGTCTGCACCGGACGAGTATTGACGAGAAAACGCTTTCGTCGGCTAAAAACTACGTAAAAGCCGACTTCCCACCGAGGTATGAGTCGGCTGCTGAACTAGCCAATTTGTTGACGGATATGTTTAGCCTGGGCTTTGATGAATCGTTCATTAACAATTTTCAGAAAAACGTCGATGGACTTACAGTGGCTAAAACCCGCCAGATTATCGACCAGTATTTTCCGAAAGACAAGCTTCAGTTCGTGCTGATTGGCAAAGCGGAAACCATTCGGGACAAGGTGAAGAAATACGGAACCATCACCGAAAAAGAAATTAAAGCCGAAGGGTTTTAA
- a CDS encoding TonB-dependent receptor plug (PFAM: TonB-dependent receptor plug~KEGG: ppr:PBPRA3464 outer membrane cobalamin receptor protein): protein MAYNGYGQTDSSVVSLSAVTVRAIAPERFLAGQKLQRIDSATLLQFRFGSLTDLLALNTPMAFKNYGPGQLATVAFRGTSASHTAVLWNGININQPNLGLTDFSTLPVAGFDRLTVQYGSSASVVGSDAVGGSILLGSNAVWKPGVQVTLGQQLASFQNNQTQLGVRYSMALGADWKLSGKTFAYRNQFNNAYPSAERRNYFLEQSTTAQRGLVQDLYFMHKSGRQLSVNVWLTDNDLILSPKDTIARERTRTQSARFLTTYETNHLTLRLGWIHDVLDYAKGNFDLPSHTETDRFISRVEREFVLTPVTAHVALNLRIGGEWSHYRTRTDGYVRPLIEEDRGDVYALLRLQTARWLVSANLRQAFVTHFNPPLTPSLGAEYRLVQHTKFGLTAKTAISRSYRVPTLNERYWADLGNPNLLPENGFNIEAGLASTLAIHEHLTLTSEATVYRNRVDNWTYWNPTTNYHVENLQLVVARGGELTINLAYARDSWRAGLRAGYALTRSSQERAYDAYSQDVIGKQLVYVPLHTETLNAYVQRGQTRLTVQTQVNSRRYITFDNSQFFKGATLTNVLLETTAKIGPVPVRVQGQVNNVFDALMFSVKRNALPGRNWALNLLINLPNNTQ, encoded by the coding sequence ATGGCGTATAACGGATATGGGCAAACGGATTCGTCGGTTGTGTCCTTATCGGCAGTGACCGTTCGGGCCATCGCGCCCGAACGGTTTCTGGCCGGGCAGAAGCTCCAGCGCATCGACTCGGCCACCCTGCTTCAGTTTCGCTTTGGTTCGCTGACCGATCTGCTGGCGTTGAACACGCCGATGGCCTTTAAGAATTACGGACCGGGTCAGTTGGCTACGGTGGCTTTTCGGGGTACATCGGCCAGTCATACTGCCGTTCTCTGGAACGGCATCAACATCAACCAGCCGAATCTGGGCCTGACGGATTTTTCGACTCTGCCCGTAGCGGGTTTCGACCGGCTGACGGTGCAATACGGCTCGTCGGCAAGCGTAGTTGGCTCTGATGCCGTGGGCGGTAGTATTCTGCTGGGTAGTAATGCCGTTTGGAAGCCGGGTGTTCAAGTGACACTGGGTCAGCAACTCGCCAGTTTCCAGAATAACCAGACGCAACTGGGCGTTCGCTACAGTATGGCTCTGGGGGCTGACTGGAAACTATCGGGCAAGACATTTGCCTATCGAAACCAATTCAACAATGCCTATCCATCGGCCGAACGCCGGAATTATTTTCTGGAGCAGTCTACCACCGCACAGCGGGGTCTGGTTCAAGATCTATATTTCATGCACAAAAGCGGACGGCAACTGTCAGTGAATGTGTGGCTGACCGACAACGACCTGATCCTGTCGCCGAAGGATACCATCGCCCGGGAGCGTACTCGGACGCAATCGGCGCGTTTTCTCACAACGTACGAAACGAACCATTTAACGCTCCGGTTGGGCTGGATTCATGACGTACTTGATTACGCCAAGGGTAATTTTGATCTGCCAAGCCATACCGAAACCGATCGGTTTATCAGCCGTGTCGAGCGGGAGTTTGTATTAACGCCCGTTACGGCTCATGTTGCCTTAAATCTGCGCATTGGTGGCGAGTGGTCGCACTACCGCACCCGGACGGATGGGTATGTCCGGCCGCTGATTGAGGAAGATCGGGGGGATGTCTATGCGTTACTGCGACTGCAAACGGCTCGCTGGCTGGTATCGGCCAATCTGCGCCAGGCATTCGTTACTCATTTCAATCCGCCCCTCACACCGTCGTTGGGGGCTGAATACCGGTTGGTACAACATACTAAGTTCGGCCTGACAGCTAAAACCGCCATTAGTCGCAGCTATCGGGTGCCAACCCTCAACGAACGATACTGGGCCGATTTGGGCAATCCGAATCTGTTGCCCGAAAACGGGTTCAATATAGAGGCCGGACTAGCGTCGACGCTGGCTATTCATGAACATCTTACGTTAACCTCCGAAGCGACTGTCTATCGCAATCGGGTGGATAACTGGACGTACTGGAATCCAACCACTAATTATCACGTCGAGAATCTGCAACTGGTTGTTGCCCGTGGGGGCGAGTTGACCATTAATCTGGCGTATGCGCGTGACAGTTGGCGGGCGGGCCTCCGGGCGGGATATGCCCTGACGCGTTCCTCGCAGGAGCGGGCGTATGATGCCTACTCGCAGGATGTGATCGGCAAGCAGCTGGTTTATGTGCCGCTGCATACCGAAACCCTCAACGCGTATGTGCAGCGGGGCCAAACCCGGCTGACGGTGCAAACTCAGGTCAATTCCCGGCGGTACATCACGTTCGACAATAGCCAGTTTTTCAAGGGGGCAACGCTAACGAATGTGTTGCTGGAAACAACCGCTAAAATCGGTCCGGTGCCGGTTCGGGTGCAGGGCCAGGTCAATAATGTATTCGATGCGCTGATGTTCAGCGTAAAACGGAACGCCTTGCCGGGACGCAACTGGGCACTTAATCTGCTTATCAATTTACCAAATAATACCCAATGA